The segment TTATCTAATTGCATTATTGTCTAATACTGCAATTTCTTGATCTCTTTGTTAGTCCTTTATCCAGTAAATAAGCCTTGGAAATCCAATTATTGAAGTTTACTATGGCAGTTAATCATGCCCGGGTTATGATATTTAGCAGTTGGATCAATTGCCTTGAATACAATAATGAGGGTATCTCGAAGCATTGTCTACTTACCGATAATTTTTAAAAGGGTCTTAATATTGAAATAAATTGTAGTTCCTTTCAGTGTAGTAGTAACCACCGTGAAACCAGAATTGATTGGAAATCAGGATATTTCAGTTTCACGGTGGGTATTAAACATTTCATCGCAATGCAGTTTCACTCTTCAGTGGCTTTTGCACGTTCAGAATCTCTCAAAGACGTTGATGCTACGATCAGGCGAGATCGAAGCGGTCAAGGTTCATGATCTTGTTCCACGCCGCCACAAAGTCGTTCAGAAACTTCTCCTGGGAGTCCTCACATCCGTAGACTTCCGCCAGAGCCCGGAGCTGGGAGTTCGAACCGAAGATGAGGTCGACACGGGTGCCGGTCCACTTGAGTTCGCCTGTTGTGCGATCACGGCCTTCGAACACATCTTCCGAGGTTGCTTTCCACTCCGTGCTCATATCGAGCAGATTCACGAAAAAGTCATTGGTGAGCATCTCCGGGCGTTTGGTGAAAACGCCGTGCTGTGACTGTCCGAAGTTGGCATTCAAGACGCGCATGCCACCTATGAGAGCCGTCATCTCAGGAGCGGTCAGTGTCAGTAGTTGGGCCCGATCCACCAGCAATTCCTCTGCCGATACAGCGTATTTGGTTTTCTGGTAGTTGCGGAACCCGTCTGCTTTCGGCTCGAGTACCCCAAATGACACAACGTCTGTTTGCTCACCTGACGCATCTGTGCGTCCCGGCGTGAAGGGAACAGTCAAATCGTGACCGGCATTCTTTGCCGCTTGCTCGATACCTGCACATCCACCCAGAACGATCAGATCGGCAAGTGAAACCTTTTTTCCGCCTGACTGAGCGTCGTTGAACTCCTTTTGGATTCCCTCAAGAGTCTCAAGAACAGTCGCAAGTTGTTCAGGCTGATTAACTTCCCACTCTTTTTGCGGTGCAAGACGAATGCGAGCCCCGTTCGCCCCACCGCGCTTGTCGGAGCCGCGGAACGTGGACGCTGACGCCCAGGCGGTCGAGACCAGTTGGGAAACAGACAGTCCCGAGGCAAGGATATTGCTCTTGAGGTCTGCGATATCCTGTTCGTCGATCAGCTCATGATCCACTGCGGGAACCGGGTCCTGCCAGATCAGCTCCTCTTCCGGGACCTCCGGGCCGAGATAGCGAGAGCGAGGACCCATGTCACGGTGAGTCAGCTTGAACCAGGCGCGTGCGAAGGCATCCGCGAACTCTTCCGGGTTCTCGTGAAAGCGTTTTGCGATCGGTTTATAGATCGGATCCATCCTCAGCGAGAGGTCCGCAGTGGTCATTATGGGTGGTTGTCGTCTGGACGAATCCTGGGCACCCGGGACGGCCTTTGCTGCAACCGGATCGGAGGGAACCCACTGGTAAGCTCCAGCAGGGCTTTTTACCAGATTCCAATCGTAGCCGAACAGGGTATCGAAATAGCCCATGTCCCATTTGGTCGGGGTCGGGTTCCAGGCACCTTCAATGCCGCTGCTGATCGTATCGTCGCCCTTGCCGCTGCCGAAGCTGTTCTTCCAGCCGAGTCCCTGCTCTTCGATGGGCGCGCCCTCTGGCTCGGGTCCCACATGTGCCGCATCGCCAGCACCATGGCACTTGCCGAAGGTGTGACCACCGGCGACCAAAGCGACGGTCTCTTCGTCGTTCATGGCCATACGCGCGAAGGTCTCTCGGACGTCACGGCCGGAGGCTACAGCATTCGGTTCGCCGTTCGGTCCTTCCGGGTTCACGTAGATGAGTCCCATCTGCACGGCGGCAAGGGGATTTTCGAGCTCTCGTTCACCGGAGTAGCGCTTGTCGTCAAGCCACTCGCTCTCGGTTCCCCAGTTAATATCTTCTTCCGGCTCCCATATGTCTTCGCGACCGCCGCCGAAGCCGAAGGTCTTGAATCCCATGGACTCAAGCGCGCAGTTGCCGGCGAGGATCATCAGGTCAGCCCAAGAGATCTTTTTGCCATATTTTTGCTTGATCGGCCAGAGCAAACGGCGTGCCTTGTCGAGGTTCACATTGTCCGGCCAGCTGTTGAGAGGCGCAAAGCGCTGGTTGCCTGACCCTCCACCCCCCCGGCCATCGCCCATGCGGTAGGTGCCTGCACTGTGCCATGCCATCCGGATGAAGAGTCCCCCGTAATGACCGTAATCAGCCGGCCACCAGTCCTGTGAGTCGGTCATCAGTGCATAGAGGTCCTTTTTCAGAGCCTCAAGATCGAGTTTTTTGAATTCCTCGGCGTAGTTGAACTCCTCACCCATCGGATCGGACTTGGAAGAATGCTGGTGCAGAATGTTAAGATTCAACTGATTAGGCCACCAGTCCCGGATTGACGTGCCACCGCTGGCAGAGGATCCCATTCCCGGCTTCTTGTTATCTTCATTCATAGTGTTTTCTCCTTCTTGTCACTCAATCTTATTTCCCCGTTATTGATCTTTCTTAAATGTTTAAATTGATGTTAGCAAGAGATGGATATGGATAACTCTCATGCTTTGTTTTTTTCAAAGAATAATATGATCTCGATCTCCCGCTTTTTCGAGTATAAGGTGAGCAAATTGATGCTCACCGCTCATACTATTCAGTAATTATCTGTGTTCTAATTCCTAATGTTCAGACAGTTGCCCCCAATTGTCTGATACAAAATTTATGTTTACATCTTATTTATCTATTCTGTAAGAAAGTTACATGTAGTATAAAAAGTAAGCTACAGTGGTAATAATTATTTGTGCTTTAAACTATGTGGCAGATTTCTGGGCCAAAAAGAAGTAAAATTCAAAGTATTGATACAAAACCTTGAAGGTATGTTAAAATTGTGGACTTCGTTTATTCGAGGATTACTACAAAACCCTTAATTTATCAATGGAAGGTGATTACGTTTGAATTCTTCCACTCCGATCTCCCGAATCCTGTTTATCCAAAGATCTGCCTGTTCTGTGGATATTCCAAAACGTTTTATTGCTGTCTCTTTAAGAATCCGGTGTTCATTAGCAATAGTTGTGGGGAAAATTCCTGCATCATCAGTGTTGACACATACCTTGATCGGTCCAGTACGTAATCCATATTTATTGAATTCTCCCTCTTCTTCAAGAAGTTTGCTTTCGGGAGGATACCAGCGGAAAATAGGATGTTCTTCATATCCTGAAAATCGACCGATATAAATATTAGAAGATGGACAAGCTTCGACGATAATTCCGATATTATCATATTTTTGGATCAAGTAATCTTGAATTGCTTTGAACAAATGAAGTTCCTGTTCAGTGATCCAATCTTTTGGTTGATCACTGCTAAAATCAATATCATTATGCCCATCTGAATTTACTTGAATGCATACGATTGTGTGAGCATTCGGTTTACTATTCTTTGTTTGATTTTTATGATGGTATGTATGTAAATATTTATACCAGAGTTTGTATGCTTCCTTATCATTTGGTTTTTTACCCCTCGTAAAATCAGGAGCCCAAACATCAGCCTGTTGATTTTGACCCGGTTCAGCAAGTTTCAACGCATAAAGTGGACAGTTACGGCGCAATTCCCAAGCCTTATAAAGCGTTTCTGGGGATTTAACTTTCTCATACACATATTTAGACAACAATTGTATCTTTTTTTCAATCAACGCAATTATTCCGGCAAATTCGGGTTTTCTTAAAGAAACATCGATTGCGTGCTTGTGGCACCATACAAGATTATCTAAATGTTCTACCGCAGGTATATAAATAACACTTTGACTACTTGCCCACGAAAATGGGTCAATACCTAGCGCCAATGCGTGACCAAGCCGATCACCGCTTTTAAATTCACAAAATCTCACAGTTTCATCAATATTTCGTAATCCACTTATCAAGTGACTGTAATCTTCACCTGCATGAACTGTAAGATGTGGTATCTTCACTCTCTTATAAGGGTCAGCTAAGCTCTTCTGCTTAGAACTTCTCAACATTCGAATAGCAGGAGCAAATATTTCGATAGCCAGTTCATTTTCATTACCTGCTATATCAATACCACGTATAAGGTGTGTTAAATTCACATTTTTTGAATCGTTTTGATCGTTTATGCGTAAATTTTTATTTTGTAGGTCGGCAGACCCCATTACTCTTTGGACATCATAAACTTCATCGCGTATATTTCGTCTTTTAGTCTCTTGTAATCGATTAAATCGACTCGATTTTTTTGGTATACCTCTGGTGAAGTGAATTGCAAAGTGTACTCTTCCATCTTTATTGTTTTTGATTATTTTGATAATCTCATTTTTAAAATCTTTATTTTGAAGATTCTTATAATTGAGTAAGTTTGGTGTAACTTTGTATTCTCTTGATATATTCTCTGCCATATCAGTATCAAATGAGTATGAACTGTATCTATTGATGTTGTTTCCTTTTCGAGAGGTCAACCTATAAAATTTAACAAAATCGTTTAGTCCAACCCCTGCCATAATCATTTGTGCTCTCAATATATTGGCTGTATGCAAATATGCACGTAAGGCAATTTTATAATCTGAATTGCCATTATCATATCGTTCCACATAAAGCAGTGCTGTAATCAACATGAGCCATTTGTGATCGAGATAAATTGAATCCGATTGTGTTCTTGCAATAAGTTGTTGCGGTATATTATTTGCTTCTATTAATTTGGTGATAGTTGCAAATGAATTTCTTTTTGGTCGCAAAGAGATTGGATTGGATATTTCTGGTCTGTTTCCTCCCAATGAGAATATTTGCTTGAACATGTATAAGAATAAATTATTCAGAATAAACGGTATTTCATCCTGTTTTATTGTATTACTGTTCAAATAACTAAATTCTGGTAACGTTGACCATTGTGTTTTTCCTGAACTTTTATAAGGATCCCATGAATAATCAAAAAGTGCAAAGTTTGAACTTCCTGTACCATTAAGATGGGCATGGTTGTCAGCAAATTCTTTTGTTTTATCCTGCTCTGGAAATGCATTTGGACATTGTTTTCCATCAAGCTGAGCAAATTGTGCAACCGTCAGTTCCTCATTCCAAAGCAATTCTGCATATTTCCATCCCAATATCCAAACAGGATCGACCTTCGAAATTAATCTGGACCAGTCATCCAATGTTTTTGGATTTATTTCAACCCGATCTCCCTTATTCTCAAGAAATTCTTCTGAAAGCTTCCCTAGGAAGTTCAGCGAATACCCTGTAGAGCTCTTATTATCTAGGCAATGCTCAAGAGCAAACGTTTGATCTTCTCTGCGGTGCTGATATGGGTGATAGTCGGCAAGTGCCTGTTCTGCCACTTGTGGTATCTCTTTCAGAGGGTTTTCGAAAGGTGTTTTTTGTAAAAATATATTTAGCCATCTGTCTGAACGCATAAGTGAAATTGGGGCAAGATAATTTAGGTTTGTGTCTATCATTGTTGTTTCTAATCTTTTTCTGAATTCATTAATAAAGCTTAAAATTTGATGATTTTTGAAGCTCCAGATATTTCTTTAAGCTAGATTCAACTAATTATAGAATCTTCATGACCTCATCAACTATTTTATCATCCATTACCCAATCATCTATTCCAAGTTCTTCGTTTCTTTTCATTAGTTCTGGATATTTTTTATTCCTTGGACCAAAGTAATCTTTGAATTTGAACTCAATTCCCGTATTGCTATATATTTTGGATTCCAATTTTTTAAAACGATTTACGAGATTTTTGACTTTGTTTTCACTTAACGTCTTTATTTCATTGATTGAGTACATGCTCAGGGTATTCACAAGTTCCTTGACTTCATTATCATATTTGTCCAAAATTGAGATAGATCCAAACTTTAGTATTGTTGGATTATCATTTTCTGCATCAAATAACTCAAAAATAGGGTGATTCCAGATAGCTCTTAATAATCGACGATTAAGTGTTTCATTTTTATTTTTATCGTTTGTTTCTTTATCACTACTATCTTTTTCACCAATATATTCAATTATATTTTGTTTTATTGAAGCGTCTAAGTATTGATACCTTGAATCCATAAGGCTTTCAAAATTAATTGTAATTGCTACATTTTGTTTAACGACTTTATCTGGTTTTAGAAATGATGCAAAGGCGTTTACTAATACATATTCAAATCGTTTTGTTGCGTATGGCAACGTATCATTTTTGAATACTCCACTAACACGCATTTCATGAAGCTGACTGAATACTTTGTTCATTACTAATGAAAGTAAATGGCTCAAACCTAATTTTTGTGCTTGATCAAGTGTTGTGGCCCAGTTATTTTCCCATCTTGTAATTTCTTCTGCAAATTGTTCAATTGGCTTTTTTTCATTGCCTACATTACTATTTTTATCACATCTATATTTAGTATAAATATTTTCATATTCACTTTCATTTTCTTCATTTTCATATTCTATGCTTTTGGTAGGATTGATTGAATAAATTGAATGAAATGGTCTTGTATACAATAAATCTTCTATTGTCCTTATCCAATACTGATTACGTTTGGATATAAGGTTAAGATCATCTGTTTTCCTTCCAAGCAATAAACCTTCAGATAATAATTCAAAAGGTTTTCCAAAAAATAGTTGGGCAGTTTTTTGATTAGAACTGCTATAATAATTATAATGTGTGAATAGAGATAACATTATTTTTGCATTATTCAAAGGATTCGTTCCATCTTCTCTAGATAGTTCTTCCATTCTTAATGTTTCTAATGTAGTTTCCAATGCTCTTTTTGATATGAATAATCCGTAGATAAAAAACTCAACTGGGGGCATACTTTTGATGAGGAACCTCTGTTTATCATTAAAATATTCAATAAAAATCTGTTGTTTACTTGCCCAATTTGAAAGATTTGTATTTATTTTCAATAATGCTTTGTTTAGCTTTGTGTAATAATCATATTCACGAATTATGTCATTTGATTCTGATTGTTTGAGTACATCAAATAATCTTAATTTACGTAAAGGATGAACTAACAGTTTTTCATCTTGATTTTTACGAATATTTCTTAGTAATTGTTCACTTTCTGCTACCAATTGACCGATAGAAACCCCTCTTGCTTCACATAAGGTGGCATAATTATCCCATAATAATTTTGTTTCTATGCTCGAATCTTTATTTTCATTTTCGGGAATGGATACACTTGATTTTAAAACTTTAATTGTTTGAATAAGTTCTCTGGGAGTCCTTGGTTCGGGATAGTAAAAACTAGTTTCTTCACCATTAACTAGTGGACAAACAGCTTTTTTAATATCATTTAGATAACTAGTCACTGGATATCCATTTTCATTATTTGTACGAATATATATTGTGTCCATAAGCAA is part of the Methanococcoides orientis genome and harbors:
- the katG gene encoding catalase/peroxidase HPI, which produces MNEDNKKPGMGSSASGGTSIRDWWPNQLNLNILHQHSSKSDPMGEEFNYAEEFKKLDLEALKKDLYALMTDSQDWWPADYGHYGGLFIRMAWHSAGTYRMGDGRGGGGSGNQRFAPLNSWPDNVNLDKARRLLWPIKQKYGKKISWADLMILAGNCALESMGFKTFGFGGGREDIWEPEEDINWGTESEWLDDKRYSGERELENPLAAVQMGLIYVNPEGPNGEPNAVASGRDVRETFARMAMNDEETVALVAGGHTFGKCHGAGDAAHVGPEPEGAPIEEQGLGWKNSFGSGKGDDTISSGIEGAWNPTPTKWDMGYFDTLFGYDWNLVKSPAGAYQWVPSDPVAAKAVPGAQDSSRRQPPIMTTADLSLRMDPIYKPIAKRFHENPEEFADAFARAWFKLTHRDMGPRSRYLGPEVPEEELIWQDPVPAVDHELIDEQDIADLKSNILASGLSVSQLVSTAWASASTFRGSDKRGGANGARIRLAPQKEWEVNQPEQLATVLETLEGIQKEFNDAQSGGKKVSLADLIVLGGCAGIEQAAKNAGHDLTVPFTPGRTDASGEQTDVVSFGVLEPKADGFRNYQKTKYAVSAEELLVDRAQLLTLTAPEMTALIGGMRVLNANFGQSQHGVFTKRPEMLTNDFFVNLLDMSTEWKATSEDVFEGRDRTTGELKWTGTRVDLIFGSNSQLRALAEVYGCEDSQEKFLNDFVAAWNKIMNLDRFDLA
- the rdrB gene encoding antiviral RADAR system adenosine deaminase RdrB is translated as MRSDRWLNIFLQKTPFENPLKEIPQVAEQALADYHPYQHRREDQTFALEHCLDNKSSTGYSLNFLGKLSEEFLENKGDRVEINPKTLDDWSRLISKVDPVWILGWKYAELLWNEELTVAQFAQLDGKQCPNAFPEQDKTKEFADNHAHLNGTGSSNFALFDYSWDPYKSSGKTQWSTLPEFSYLNSNTIKQDEIPFILNNLFLYMFKQIFSLGGNRPEISNPISLRPKRNSFATITKLIEANNIPQQLIARTQSDSIYLDHKWLMLITALLYVERYDNGNSDYKIALRAYLHTANILRAQMIMAGVGLNDFVKFYRLTSRKGNNINRYSSYSFDTDMAENISREYKVTPNLLNYKNLQNKDFKNEIIKIIKNNKDGRVHFAIHFTRGIPKKSSRFNRLQETKRRNIRDEVYDVQRVMGSADLQNKNLRINDQNDSKNVNLTHLIRGIDIAGNENELAIEIFAPAIRMLRSSKQKSLADPYKRVKIPHLTVHAGEDYSHLISGLRNIDETVRFCEFKSGDRLGHALALGIDPFSWASSQSVIYIPAVEHLDNLVWCHKHAIDVSLRKPEFAGIIALIEKKIQLLSKYVYEKVKSPETLYKAWELRRNCPLYALKLAEPGQNQQADVWAPDFTRGKKPNDKEAYKLWYKYLHTYHHKNQTKNSKPNAHTIVCIQVNSDGHNDIDFSSDQPKDWITEQELHLFKAIQDYLIQKYDNIGIIVEACPSSNIYIGRFSGYEEHPIFRWYPPESKLLEEEGEFNKYGLRTGPIKVCVNTDDAGIFPTTIANEHRILKETAIKRFGISTEQADLWINRIREIGVEEFKRNHLPLIN